One Vespa crabro chromosome 9, iyVesCrab1.2, whole genome shotgun sequence genomic region harbors:
- the LOC124426626 gene encoding ribokinase-like: protein MSTNIVVLGSCMIDFTCYASRLPKPGETIFGSEFKIKYGGKGANQCVSAAKLGATTTLIGSLGNDNYAKTYLDILKKENVDTAYIQIQKDKQSGIAHITVASNGENSIVVVPGANDLLSVDQVIYSADLIKNATVLLCQFESPLDATLQALRIHKGHGLSIVNGSPAVENIHPEIFELCDIFCINETEAELITGVQPLMLSNAQNAIDILFSKGCNMVILTLGSLGAVYASKENRKITQISTTKVDPIDTTGAGDAFLGSLSYFKAYHPHLSTKECISRACKIATETVLKIGTQESFPMKSDLSQELFL, encoded by the exons ATGAGTACGAATATAGTTGTCCTTGGTTCATGTATGATAGATTTTACTTG CTATGCATCTCGCTTACCAAAACCTGGAGAGACAATATTTGGTAgcgaatttaaaataaaatatggtGGGAAGGGTGCTAATCAATGTGTGAGTGCTGCTAAACTTGGTGCAACAACGACGCTTATTGgatca TTGGGTAACGACAATTATGCAAAAACTTATTTGGATatattgaaaaaggaaaatgtagaTACTGCTTATATTCAAATACAAAAGGATAAACAAAGTGGAATAGCTCATATTACAGTTGCTAGTAACG GAGAAAATAGTATAGTGGTCGTACCAGGAGCTAATGACCTTTTAAGCGTTGATCAAGTTATATATTCTgctgatttaattaaaaatgctACGGTGTTACTATGTCAATTTGAATCACCATTAGACGCTACTTTGCAAGCTTTACGAATCCATAAGGGCCATG GGCTTTCAATTGTGAATGGTTCACCGGCCGTAGAAAATATCCATCCAGAGATTTTCGAATTGTGCGACATATTTTGTATTAACGAGACCGAG gcCGAATTAATAACAGGAGTACAACCACTGATGTTATCAAATGCGCAAAATGCAAttgacattttattttctaaaggtTGTAATATGGTTATACTTACTCTTGGATCTTTAGGCGCCGTTTATGCTTCTAAAGAGAACAGAAAGATAACTCAAATCTCAACAACAAAAGTCGATCCTATTGATACTACT GGAGCAGGAGACGCATTTCTGGGTAGTCTAAGCTACTTTAAAGCGTATCATCCTCATTTGTCGACGAAGGAATGCATTAGCAGAGCTTGCAAGATCGCTACAGAGACGGTATTAAAAATTGGTACGCAAGAAAGTTTCCCAATGAAGAGTGATCTTTCGCaggaattatttctataa
- the LOC124426624 gene encoding ribosomal protein S6 kinase beta-1-like isoform X1, giving the protein MAGVFDIELHEGDNVNHDESDDDVIETREEEYSHASNVDTMLESDNLERVQLSEQNVNPGQEKTGPQDFELCKILGEGGYGKVFQVRKVTGQDKGSIFAMKVLRKASIIRNQKDTAHTKAERNILEAVKHPFIVNLMYAFQTGGKLYLILEYLCGGELFTYLDREGIFLEDTACFYLSEIILALQHLHNQGIIYRDLKPENILLDGEGHVKLTDFGLCKEHIQDGTVTHTFCGTIEYMAPEILTRSGHGKAVDWWSLGALMFDMLTGMPPFTGDDRRKTIEKILRGKLCLPQYLTPDARDLIRKLLKRQVGQRLGSGPEDAEQIIHHNFFKHINWEDVISRKLEPPFKPSLKSADDTSQFDEQFTATIPVDSPVESTLSESANMIFQGFTYVAPSVLEEMYTQPRVINARSPRRELLNTGFSGSLHSLSPRTPETHLRTPSQFHQLRHHIVGHNNIEDTEMMDVGRLQNHL; this is encoded by the exons ATGGCTGGGGTATTCGATATTGAATTGCACGAAGGTGATAACGTAAATCATGATGAGTCCGACGACGATGTTATTGAGACCAGAGAG gaAGAATATAGTCATGCCTCAAATGTAGACACAATGTTGGA ATCTGATAATTTGGAAAGAGTACAATTGTCAGAGCAAAATGTTAATCCAGGACAAGAGAAGACGGGTCCCCAGGATTTTGAATTATGTAAAATCCTTGGTGAGGGAGGATATGGAAAAGTTTTTCAAGTTAGGAAAGTTACAGGCCAAGATAAAGGCAGCATTTTTGCTATGAAA gTATTACGTAAGGCATCTATTATAAGAAACCAAAAAGATACAGCGCATACTAAAgcagagagaaatatattagaaGCTGTCAAA catccatttattgttaatttaatgtATGCTTTTCAAACTGGAggtaaattatatttgattttggAATATTTATGCGGTGGAGAACTTTTTACGTATTTGGATCGGGAAGGCATCTTTTTAGAAGATACAGCATG TTTTTATTTATCCGAGATTATACTTGCCCTGCAACATCTTCATAATCAAGGAatcatatatag AGATTTAAAaccagaaaatattttattggatGGAGAAGGTCATGTAAAATTAACTGATTTTGGCCTTTGTAAAGAACATATACAAGATGGTACAGTGACTCATACATTCTGCGGAACCATAGAGTACAT GGCTCCTGAGATCTTGACAAGAAGTGGGCATGGAAAAGCTGTTGATTGGTGGAGTTTAGGTGCTTTGATGTTTGATATGCTCACAGGAATG cCTCCATTCACCGGAGAtgatagaagaaaaacaattgaaaaaatattaagaggAAAATTATGTCTTCCACAATATCTTACACCCGATGCAAGAGATCTAATTCGTAAACTGTTAAag aGGCAAGTTGGTCAAAGATTAGGATCTGGACCTGAAGATGCAGAGCAAATAATacatcataatttttttaaacatattaattgGGAAGATGTTATTTCACGAAAATTGGAACCTCCATTTAAACCATCACTg aaaagtGCAGATGATACATCACAATTTGATGAACAATTCACTGCAACCATTCCAGTAGATTCACCTGTTGAGAGCACTTTAAGCGAATCCGCAAATATGATATTTCAA GGTTTTACATATGTGGCACCAAGCGTTTTAGAAGAAATGTATACACAACCAAGAGTTATAAATGCTAGGAGTCCACGTAGAGAACTTTTAAATACTGGTTTTAGTGGTAGTCTTCACAGTTTATCACCAAGGACTCCAGAAACGCACCTTCGTACGCCTTCTCAGTTTCATCAACTTAG
- the LOC124426624 gene encoding ribosomal protein S6 kinase beta-1-like isoform X2, with translation MAGVFDIELHEGDNVNHDESDDDVIETREEEYSHASNVDTMLESDNLERVQLSEQNVNPGQEKTGPQDFELCKILGEGGYGKVFQVRKVTGQDKGSIFAMKVLRKASIIRNQKDTAHTKAERNILEAVKHPFIVNLMYAFQTGGKLYLILEYLCGGELFTYLDREGIFLEDTACFYLSEIILALQHLHNQGIIYRDLKPENILLDGEGHVKLTDFGLCKEHIQDGTVTHTFCGTIEYMAPEILTRSGHGKAVDWWSLGALMFDMLTGMPPFTGDDRRKTIEKILRGKLCLPQYLTPDARDLIRKLLKRQVGQRLGSGPEDAEQIIHHNFFKHINWEDVISRKLEPPFKPSLKSADDTSQFDEQFTATIPVDSPVESTLSESANMIFQGFTYVAPSVLEEMYTQPRVINARSPRRELLNTGFSGSLHSLSPRTPETHLRTPSQFHQLRSKKEEKWKESK, from the exons ATGGCTGGGGTATTCGATATTGAATTGCACGAAGGTGATAACGTAAATCATGATGAGTCCGACGACGATGTTATTGAGACCAGAGAG gaAGAATATAGTCATGCCTCAAATGTAGACACAATGTTGGA ATCTGATAATTTGGAAAGAGTACAATTGTCAGAGCAAAATGTTAATCCAGGACAAGAGAAGACGGGTCCCCAGGATTTTGAATTATGTAAAATCCTTGGTGAGGGAGGATATGGAAAAGTTTTTCAAGTTAGGAAAGTTACAGGCCAAGATAAAGGCAGCATTTTTGCTATGAAA gTATTACGTAAGGCATCTATTATAAGAAACCAAAAAGATACAGCGCATACTAAAgcagagagaaatatattagaaGCTGTCAAA catccatttattgttaatttaatgtATGCTTTTCAAACTGGAggtaaattatatttgattttggAATATTTATGCGGTGGAGAACTTTTTACGTATTTGGATCGGGAAGGCATCTTTTTAGAAGATACAGCATG TTTTTATTTATCCGAGATTATACTTGCCCTGCAACATCTTCATAATCAAGGAatcatatatag AGATTTAAAaccagaaaatattttattggatGGAGAAGGTCATGTAAAATTAACTGATTTTGGCCTTTGTAAAGAACATATACAAGATGGTACAGTGACTCATACATTCTGCGGAACCATAGAGTACAT GGCTCCTGAGATCTTGACAAGAAGTGGGCATGGAAAAGCTGTTGATTGGTGGAGTTTAGGTGCTTTGATGTTTGATATGCTCACAGGAATG cCTCCATTCACCGGAGAtgatagaagaaaaacaattgaaaaaatattaagaggAAAATTATGTCTTCCACAATATCTTACACCCGATGCAAGAGATCTAATTCGTAAACTGTTAAag aGGCAAGTTGGTCAAAGATTAGGATCTGGACCTGAAGATGCAGAGCAAATAATacatcataatttttttaaacatattaattgGGAAGATGTTATTTCACGAAAATTGGAACCTCCATTTAAACCATCACTg aaaagtGCAGATGATACATCACAATTTGATGAACAATTCACTGCAACCATTCCAGTAGATTCACCTGTTGAGAGCACTTTAAGCGAATCCGCAAATATGATATTTCAA GGTTTTACATATGTGGCACCAAGCGTTTTAGAAGAAATGTATACACAACCAAGAGTTATAAATGCTAGGAGTCCACGTAGAGAACTTTTAAATACTGGTTTTAGTGGTAGTCTTCACAGTTTATCACCAAGGACTCCAGAAACGCACCTTCGTACGCCTTCTCAGTTTCATCAACTTAG